The following proteins are co-located in the Telopea speciosissima isolate NSW1024214 ecotype Mountain lineage chromosome 9, Tspe_v1, whole genome shotgun sequence genome:
- the LOC122638644 gene encoding TIR-only protein-like produces MAMQRSLAKHLGRKLLVNNRSDRKQPMARSCGVFINHRSIDTKRSVAGLLYDYFLRLNLHPFLDSKNMKPGDKLFEHIDSGIRSCKIGVAIFSPTYCNSYFCLHELALLMECKKKVVPIFFNVKPSELAVLDDGICPAKELQRFRGALEEAKYTVGLTFDSSNGDWSELIRNTTDIVVKSLIELEVEEESKRRSSLPTSITGHHLI; encoded by the exons ATGGCCATGCAGCGTTCTCTAGCGAAGCACTTAGGACGTAAGCTTCTTGTTAACAACAGAAGTGATCGAAAACAACCGATGGCTCGGTCTTGTGGTGTTTTTATTAACCACAGAAGCATCGACACCAAACGCTCAGTTGCTGGTTTGCTTTACGATTACTTCCTTCGTCTAAATCTTCACCCTTTCTTAGACAGCAAGAATATGAAACCTGGTGATAAGCTCTTTGAACATATCGATTCTGGAATTCGATCTTGTAAGATTGGTGTTGCTATTTTCTCTCCTACTTATTGCAATTCTTACTTTTGCCTCCATGAATTGGCTCTTTTAATGGAGTGCAAGAAGAAGGTTGTTCCTATCTTTTTCAACGTCAAGCCGTCGGAGCTTGCGGTGTTAGACGATGGGATTTGTCCGGCCAAGGAGTTGCAGAGGTTTAGAGGTGCACTTGAAGAAGCTAAGTACACCGTAGGCCTCACGTTTGATTCCTCTAATGG GGACTGGTCTGAATTAATAAGAAACACTACGGACATTGTGGTCAAGAGTTTGATTGAGttggaggtagaagaagaaagcaaacgTCGCTCCTCACTCCCAACTTCCATTACTGGTCATCACCTTATCTGA